One segment of Rhodohalobacter mucosus DNA contains the following:
- a CDS encoding nucleotidyltransferase family protein, which yields MNNLENIKKKIRPVLRKYGIKKAGIFGSSARGESVVNDLDLLVKIDKKMSLLEFIGIKQELEDELGMKVDLLEYKAIKPALKDDILRDEEPVL from the coding sequence ATGAATAACCTCGAAAACATAAAAAAGAAAATCAGGCCGGTCCTTAGAAAATACGGCATCAAAAAAGCAGGAATCTTCGGGTCTTCTGCGAGAGGTGAATCTGTGGTAAACGATCTGGATCTGCTCGTCAAAATCGATAAAAAGATGAGCCTGCTTGAATTTATCGGGATTAAACAGGAATTGGAAGACGAACTGGGCATGAAAGTTGATCTTCTGGAATATAAAGCCATTAAGCCAGCCTTGAAAGATGACATTCTGAGGGATGAAGAACCTGTGCTATGA
- a CDS encoding DUF86 domain-containing protein, with translation MSKRKPDVYLQDILESIKHIQTFLDGVSENEFYKNVEKQDAVLRRLEIIGEAVKHLPEEIRENHPDIPWRQIAGIRDIIIHEYFGVTLEMIWVVTTEDILDLKTKVEELIKSNH, from the coding sequence ATGAGCAAAAGAAAGCCAGATGTCTATCTTCAGGACATTTTAGAGAGTATTAAACATATCCAGACATTTCTTGATGGTGTTTCTGAAAATGAGTTTTATAAAAATGTAGAAAAACAGGATGCTGTACTCCGAAGACTGGAAATTATTGGGGAAGCTGTAAAGCACCTGCCTGAAGAAATTCGAGAAAATCATCCTGATATCCCCTGGCGTCAGATTGCTGGTATAAGAGACATCATCATACATGAGTATTTTGGTGTTACCCTTGAAATGATTTGGGTTGTGACAACAGAAGATATTTTGGATCTAAAAACAAAAGTTGAAGAGCTTATCAAGTCTAACCATTAA
- a CDS encoding amidohydrolase family protein: MRTRSEFKTYKNLLLNAQPPNRYKSTDLSHLIYLAFFTKYFFFVKNDLTLDMNALSSILVGFTVIIIVSCQTPREGNLKIENVNVVNVRQGRIIESQDVVIQGNKITSISEYQNTVFGGDVIDGTGKYLIPGLWDMHTHIFSTNIDSLSYRMNLSNKLMIANGVTGFREMGYTIEEAAETFREKVRNRDYLPQRFIYTTQALDGDPPVWNWPDVVKAIQNPQQATAAIDSIMSHTKADFIKVYSVLSPESYMTISAYCQKNDIDFAGHFPVNTPLSAIAQSGIKSLEHGFELIPAYSSRADSLVEDGELSGSEYRTMFGDNHEESANDFFELLRENQVWITPTLTINQGLALFSSSDTLEIEDERKKYVDWKEWQGPPPEAHSYYDEVFNLVKKRIKPAHSAGVGILAGTDIGFSNPFVYDGFSLHEELKMLVEAGLTPTEALKTATLNPAIYINATDSLGTVEENKLADLVILNQNPIEDISHTRNIYGVLSNGNYFDSVTLSNLLAEVEEFYNN, from the coding sequence GTGCGGACGAGATCAGAATTTAAGACCTATAAAAATCTTCTACTCAACGCACAACCGCCAAACCGTTACAAATCTACAGATTTAAGCCATTTGATTTATCTGGCATTTTTTACAAAATATTTTTTTTTTGTAAAAAATGATTTAACACTTGATATGAATGCGCTAAGCTCTATTCTTGTAGGATTTACTGTTATCATAATCGTTAGTTGCCAAACACCAAGAGAAGGTAACTTAAAAATAGAAAATGTCAATGTCGTTAATGTCCGGCAAGGGAGAATTATTGAGTCACAAGATGTAGTAATTCAAGGAAACAAAATTACCTCTATTTCGGAATATCAAAATACTGTGTTTGGAGGTGATGTTATTGACGGTACTGGCAAATATCTGATTCCCGGTTTATGGGACATGCACACTCATATATTTTCAACAAATATAGATTCGTTATCTTATCGAATGAATCTGAGCAACAAACTCATGATTGCCAATGGAGTAACCGGTTTTCGCGAGATGGGGTACACCATAGAAGAAGCTGCAGAAACATTCAGAGAAAAAGTCAGAAACAGGGATTATCTGCCTCAACGGTTTATCTACACAACACAGGCTCTGGATGGTGATCCTCCAGTATGGAACTGGCCCGATGTGGTGAAGGCCATCCAGAATCCTCAGCAGGCAACTGCAGCTATAGATTCAATCATGTCTCATACAAAGGCCGATTTTATAAAGGTGTATTCTGTTCTTTCACCTGAATCATATATGACTATATCAGCTTATTGCCAAAAAAATGATATTGATTTTGCTGGCCACTTCCCAGTTAATACTCCTTTGTCAGCTATTGCACAGTCGGGTATTAAATCACTTGAACATGGTTTTGAACTAATTCCTGCTTATTCCAGCAGGGCAGATTCCTTAGTAGAAGACGGTGAACTTTCCGGTTCCGAATACAGAACTATGTTTGGCGATAACCATGAAGAGTCGGCAAATGATTTTTTTGAATTACTGAGAGAAAACCAGGTATGGATAACTCCAACGCTGACCATTAATCAAGGACTTGCTTTATTTTCATCTTCTGATACTTTAGAAATTGAAGATGAAAGAAAAAAATATGTTGACTGGAAAGAATGGCAAGGACCACCACCCGAAGCTCATTCCTACTATGATGAAGTTTTTAATCTAGTAAAGAAAAGAATTAAACCAGCCCATAGTGCCGGAGTTGGGATACTGGCAGGAACAGATATCGGTTTTTCAAACCCTTTCGTATATGATGGATTTAGTCTACACGAAGAATTGAAAATGTTGGTGGAAGCTGGCCTGACACCAACAGAAGCCCTTAAAACTGCAACACTGAATCCAGCTATTTATATAAATGCAACTGATTCGCTCGGAACCGTGGAAGAAAATAAGTTGGCGGATCTGGTTATTCTAAATCAAAACCCTATAGAAGATATTAGTCACACTAGAAATATTTATGGTGTCCTTAGTAATGGCAATTACTTTGACAGCGTCACACTAAGCAATCTACTTGCTGAAGTCGAGGAATTCTATAACAATTAA